One window from the genome of Schistosoma mansoni, WGS project CABG00000000 data, supercontig 0234, strain Puerto Rico, whole genome shotgun sequence encodes:
- a CDS encoding 26S proteasome regulatory subunit S3, putative — MVSGSLSNFSSAVNKTAGSANALCELVEKSQEFLIRNVHSLDFILDDFDIAKFGILHAAVIHAKYISQSVVDKEWLVIQTQNLFNLCNSESLQKIPSYVRVISHEFTNCLINMGIPHKGISCMVTAIHKLQKCPGYLTPLHCDLCQLGLAARMFSPTLSILDINILEIDKSSTALEAKDYLLYFYYGGMIYGAVKNWERSLHFFELCLIIPAVSSSCILIEAAKKIILISLILHGKFSTVLETPAAYFMSPRPWKVSVLVLISQFYH, encoded by the exons ATGGTGTCCGGATCATTAAGCAACTTTTCTTCCGCAGTCAACAAAACTGCAG GATCTGCAAATGCATTATGTGAACTTGTAGAAAAGTCTCAAGAATTTCTGATTCGTAATGTCCACTCACTAGACTTTATTTTGGATGACTTTGATATTGCTAAATTCGGAATTTTACATGCAGCTGTAAT ACATGCCAAATATATTTCACAGTCAGTTGTTGATAAAGAGTGGCTAGTAATCCAAACTCAAAACCTTTTCAATCTTTGTAACTCAGAGTCTTTGCAAAAAATTCCATCTTATG TTCGTGTAATTTCACATGAATTTACGAACTGCCTGATTAATATGGGGATTCCACACAAGGGAATCAGTTGTATGGTCACTGCTATTCACAAACTTCAGAAATGTCCGGGGTATCTTACTCCACTACACTGTGATCTATGCCAG CTTGGATTAGCTGCTAGAATGTTTAGTCCCACTCTTTCAATTCTCGATATTAATATTTTAGAAATTGATAAAAGC AGTACAGCCCTTGAAGCTAAAGATTATCTCCTATACTTTTACTATGGAGGAATGATTTATGGCGCAGTAAAGAATTGGGAAAGAAGCCTACACTTTTTTGAATTG TGTTTAATTATCCCTGCCGTATCATCAAGCTGTATTCTGATTGAAGCTGCAAAAAAGATAATATTAATCTCCTTGATATTACATGGGAAA TTCAGTACGGTCCTTGAAACTCCGGCTGCATATTTCATGTCTCCAAGGCCTTGGAAAGTGAGTGTGTTGGTTCTAATCTCTCAATTTTATCATTAA